One stretch of Amycolatopsis tolypomycina DNA includes these proteins:
- a CDS encoding NmrA/HSCARG family protein, whose product MSLDVLVVGATGQQGGAVARELLRRGHTVRALTRRPGSAAATDLAGLGAKVVPGDLAVASSIEAAAQGADAAFLLSDSFDAGTGFETTAGIGAVEGLRRAGVGHIVYTSAASADRDTGVPHFDSKAAIERHLRENRVPHTVVAPAFFMENRFFGLRRSDDGWLLPTPMPAARALQQIAVADIAEFVRHALEHRADVLGLRFDIAGDDLTGEAAAATLAEIIGEPVRYAAIPPDAPFLGPDLSAMFAYIDRVGFTADIAALRADFPDVGWHTFADWARLQDWQHIGAKPIKAVPTA is encoded by the coding sequence ATGAGCCTCGACGTCCTCGTCGTCGGCGCCACCGGGCAGCAGGGCGGCGCCGTCGCCCGTGAACTGCTCCGCCGCGGACACACCGTCCGCGCCCTCACCCGCAGACCCGGCTCGGCCGCCGCGACCGACCTGGCCGGTCTCGGTGCGAAAGTGGTGCCCGGCGACCTCGCCGTCGCCTCGTCGATCGAAGCCGCCGCACAGGGCGCCGACGCCGCCTTCCTGCTCTCGGACTCCTTCGACGCCGGGACCGGCTTCGAAACCACCGCCGGCATCGGCGCGGTCGAAGGGCTGCGGCGGGCGGGGGTGGGGCACATCGTCTACACCTCGGCGGCGAGCGCCGACCGCGACACCGGTGTCCCGCACTTCGACAGCAAGGCCGCGATCGAGCGGCACCTGCGGGAGAACCGCGTGCCGCACACGGTCGTCGCGCCGGCGTTCTTCATGGAGAACCGGTTCTTCGGCCTGCGGCGGAGCGACGACGGCTGGCTGCTGCCGACGCCGATGCCCGCGGCGCGGGCGCTGCAGCAGATCGCCGTGGCCGACATCGCGGAGTTCGTGCGCCACGCGCTGGAACACCGGGCCGACGTGCTCGGCCTGCGGTTCGACATCGCCGGCGACGACCTCACCGGCGAGGCCGCCGCCGCGACGCTGGCGGAGATCATCGGCGAACCGGTCCGCTACGCGGCGATCCCGCCGGACGCGCCGTTCCTCGGCCCCGACCTGAGCGCGATGTTCGCCTACATCGACCGCGTCGGTTTCACCGCCGACATCGCCGCCCTGCGCGCGGACTTCCCCGACGTCGGCTGGCACACCTTCGCGGACTGGGCGCGACTGCAGGACTGGCAGCACATCGGCGCCAAGCCGATCAAGGCCGTGCCGACGGCGTGA
- a CDS encoding LLM class flavin-dependent oxidoreductase: protein MSRSVSPGIVWATSAPAAAGPGHLTCAKLAGMGSLWTVDHLISPFPRSVWDTDFSFLAKGSPTPDEAFDFATVLGHLAAKAGKVQLAVGVTDPHRRHPVSLAQTFLTLAHLTRRPPILGLGAGERENLDPYGVPCDRPVTRLAEAVQIIRRCFDAEGPFDFTGEYFTLDQAVLDLRAPQGRRPELWLAAHGPRMLELTGRYADGWYPWEPVDPDEYGRRLREVHDAAKRAGRDPAAISAAQVLTVVLGRDAHHVRRLLGAKSVRYLALLADARAWRSFGAEHPLGPDFRGAMDLLPHRYSRAQVEAAIDAAPAELVASRVVAGTPKQVRARIGDLVDAGLQHPVLVAASAMVSPADAVYSMAGLLWLSRGLRTRQARISPSVQEVPA from the coding sequence ATGAGCCGCTCCGTGTCGCCCGGGATCGTCTGGGCCACCAGCGCGCCGGCCGCGGCGGGGCCCGGGCACCTCACGTGCGCGAAACTGGCGGGCATGGGTTCACTGTGGACGGTCGACCACCTGATCAGCCCGTTTCCCCGCAGCGTCTGGGACACCGATTTCTCGTTCCTGGCCAAGGGATCACCCACGCCGGACGAGGCATTCGACTTCGCCACGGTCCTCGGCCACCTCGCGGCCAAGGCGGGCAAGGTCCAGCTGGCCGTCGGCGTGACCGACCCGCACCGCCGCCACCCGGTGAGCCTCGCCCAGACGTTCCTGACGCTGGCCCACCTGACGCGCCGGCCGCCGATCCTGGGCCTCGGCGCGGGGGAACGCGAGAACCTCGACCCCTACGGCGTGCCCTGCGACCGGCCGGTGACGCGGCTGGCGGAGGCCGTGCAGATCATCCGCAGGTGCTTCGACGCGGAGGGACCGTTCGACTTCACGGGCGAGTACTTCACCCTGGACCAGGCGGTATTGGACCTGCGGGCACCGCAGGGCCGCCGTCCCGAGCTCTGGCTGGCCGCGCACGGCCCGCGGATGCTCGAGCTGACGGGCCGCTACGCCGACGGCTGGTACCCGTGGGAGCCGGTCGACCCGGACGAGTACGGGCGCCGGCTGCGCGAAGTCCACGACGCGGCGAAGCGGGCCGGCCGCGACCCGGCGGCGATCAGCGCGGCCCAGGTGCTGACGGTGGTCCTCGGCCGCGACGCCCACCACGTCCGGCGGCTGCTGGGCGCCAAGTCCGTGCGTTACCTGGCCCTGCTCGCCGACGCGCGCGCGTGGCGCTCGTTCGGGGCCGAGCACCCGCTGGGCCCGGATTTCCGCGGGGCGATGGACCTCCTGCCCCACCGGTACAGCCGAGCCCAGGTCGAAGCCGCGATCGACGCCGCACCCGCCGAGCTGGTCGCGAGCCGGGTGGTCGCGGGCACGCCGAAGCAGGTCCGCGCCCGGATCGGCGACCTGGTCGACGCGGGCCTGCAGCATCCGGTGCTGGTGGCGGCGTCGGCGATGGTGTCCCCCGCCGACGCGGTCTACAGCATGGCGGGCCTGCTCTGGCTCAGCCGCGGCCTGCGCACCCGCCAGGCCCGGATTTCCCCTTCGGTACAGGAGGTTCCGGCATGA
- a CDS encoding methyltransferase: protein MTSEVIAPPTAGAGFPNLAVLPPRVRVIMIVTAQWLSHSINVLAEVGVADHMVDGPRTVAEIATATETDPDALYRVLRAAASIGVFAERPDGRFELTPDAECLRSDTPGSLRNFARHVGHACRLQSYASMVDTLRTGEQAFQQVHGMQSFDFYAAHPHLAEVFNGAMTAFSEAAADELAGIADFGRFGVVADLGGGHGHMLSAVLRAHPEVKGVLFDRPEVLAGADPVLARNGVQDRVTRVPGNFFEDVPEADAYVLKSVLHDWTDDECVTILGNIRRRIGTNADARVILFEATVPELNTFDFSKLMDIEMLVNLGGRERTEAEWRALFAAGGFELATTTRATPPNWVLEAKPR from the coding sequence GTGACCAGTGAAGTGATCGCCCCGCCGACCGCCGGGGCGGGCTTCCCGAACCTGGCGGTGCTGCCGCCGCGGGTGCGCGTGATCATGATCGTCACCGCGCAGTGGCTTTCGCACTCGATCAACGTCCTGGCCGAGGTCGGCGTCGCCGACCACATGGTGGACGGCCCCCGCACGGTGGCCGAGATCGCCACGGCCACCGAGACCGACCCGGACGCGCTCTACCGCGTGCTGCGCGCGGCGGCGTCGATCGGGGTGTTCGCCGAGCGGCCCGACGGACGCTTCGAGCTGACGCCGGACGCGGAGTGCCTGCGCAGTGACACGCCGGGCAGCCTGCGCAACTTCGCGCGGCACGTCGGCCACGCCTGCCGCCTGCAGTCCTACGCGTCGATGGTGGACACGCTGCGCACGGGCGAGCAGGCGTTCCAGCAGGTGCACGGCATGCAGTCGTTCGACTTCTACGCGGCGCACCCGCACCTGGCCGAGGTCTTCAACGGCGCGATGACGGCGTTCAGCGAGGCGGCCGCCGACGAGCTGGCCGGGATCGCGGACTTCGGCCGCTTCGGCGTCGTCGCCGACCTCGGCGGCGGCCACGGCCACATGCTGTCGGCGGTGCTGCGCGCCCACCCGGAGGTCAAGGGCGTCCTGTTCGACCGGCCGGAGGTGCTCGCCGGCGCGGACCCGGTGCTGGCGCGCAACGGCGTGCAGGACCGGGTCACGCGTGTCCCGGGCAACTTCTTCGAGGACGTGCCGGAGGCGGACGCCTACGTCCTCAAGAGCGTCCTGCACGACTGGACCGACGACGAGTGCGTCACCATCCTCGGCAACATCCGGCGGCGGATCGGCACCAACGCGGACGCGCGGGTGATCCTGTTCGAGGCCACGGTTCCCGAGCTCAACACGTTCGACTTCAGCAAGCTGATGGACATCGAGATGCTCGTCAACCTCGGTGGCCGCGAGCGGACCGAGGCCGAGTGGCGGGCGCTGTTCGCCGCCGGCGGGTTCGAGCTCGCCACCACGACCCGCGCCACGCCGCCGAACTGGGTCCTGGAGGCGAAGCCGCGATGA
- a CDS encoding beta-ketoacyl-[acyl-carrier-protein] synthase family protein: protein MALPAQGRRVAVTGIGVVAPGGIGKKEFWDLLSTGRTATDRITLFDPSGFRSRISAQVGFSPAANGLSEREIRRMDRAAQFVVTSTREAIADSGLDFAALPPERIGVSVGSAVGATTALEREYVVLSDHGKHWEVDEDYVVPHLYSFMVPSTLATEVAWAANAEGPAAVISTGCTSGIDAVAHGAALVREGSADVVLAGATDAPISPITVACFDAIRATSANNDDPRHASRPFDRERDGFVIGEGAAILVLEELSAARARGAHVYAEFAGYAARSNAFHMTGLRPDGREMGEAIDRALAQARLDPSEVDYVNAHGSGTKQNDRHETAAFKRSLGAHAREVPVSSIKSMVGHSLGAIGSIELAACALALEHQVVPPTANLSTPDPECDLDYVPVHAREHPMDVVLSVGSGFGGFQSAAVLTRPTA, encoded by the coding sequence ATGGCACTGCCGGCACAGGGCCGCCGGGTCGCCGTCACCGGCATCGGCGTCGTCGCCCCGGGCGGGATCGGGAAGAAGGAGTTCTGGGACCTGCTGTCCACCGGGCGCACCGCCACCGACCGGATCACCCTGTTCGACCCCAGCGGCTTCCGGTCGCGGATCTCGGCGCAGGTCGGCTTCTCCCCCGCGGCCAACGGGCTGAGCGAACGCGAGATCCGGCGGATGGACCGGGCCGCCCAGTTCGTCGTCACGAGCACCCGGGAGGCGATCGCCGACAGCGGCCTCGACTTCGCGGCGCTCCCGCCCGAGCGGATCGGCGTCAGCGTCGGCAGCGCCGTCGGCGCGACGACCGCGCTGGAGCGGGAGTACGTGGTGCTCAGCGACCACGGCAAGCACTGGGAGGTCGACGAGGACTACGTCGTCCCGCACCTCTACAGCTTCATGGTGCCCAGCACCCTGGCCACCGAAGTCGCCTGGGCGGCGAACGCGGAGGGCCCGGCCGCGGTCATCTCCACCGGCTGCACGTCCGGCATCGACGCCGTCGCCCACGGCGCGGCGCTGGTGCGGGAGGGCTCGGCCGACGTCGTCCTGGCCGGGGCCACCGACGCGCCCATCTCGCCGATCACCGTCGCCTGCTTCGACGCGATCCGGGCGACGTCGGCGAACAACGACGACCCGCGGCACGCCTCCCGGCCGTTCGACCGCGAGCGGGACGGGTTCGTCATCGGGGAGGGCGCCGCGATCCTCGTCCTCGAGGAGCTGTCCGCGGCGCGGGCCCGCGGCGCGCACGTCTACGCCGAGTTCGCCGGGTACGCCGCGCGCAGCAACGCCTTCCACATGACCGGCCTGCGGCCCGACGGCCGGGAGATGGGGGAAGCGATCGACCGGGCGCTGGCGCAAGCCCGGCTCGACCCGTCCGAAGTGGACTACGTCAACGCGCACGGCTCGGGCACCAAGCAGAACGACCGGCACGAGACCGCGGCGTTCAAGCGGAGCCTCGGCGCACACGCCCGGGAGGTGCCGGTCAGCTCCATCAAGTCCATGGTCGGCCACTCCCTCGGCGCCATCGGCTCGATCGAGCTCGCCGCCTGCGCGCTCGCCCTGGAGCACCAGGTGGTGCCCCCGACCGCCAACCTGAGCACCCCGGACCCCGAGTGCGACCTCGACTACGTCCCGGTGCACGCCCGCGAACACCCGATGGACGTCGTGCTCAGCGTCGGGAGCGGCTTCGGCGGTTTCCAGTCCGCCGCCGTCCTGACCCGGCCGACGGCCTGA
- a CDS encoding antibiotic biosynthesis monooxygenase family protein has product MSRVRVLLYLRGADTAQVERAYHRISTSLAGTPGLLGNELLRSPHDPAEMAVLSEWSSLEEFDVWERGPGHRASTAPLRDHQDGSRARPFAIYQVVSEYRADALS; this is encoded by the coding sequence ATGAGCCGGGTGCGCGTGCTGCTCTACCTGCGCGGTGCCGACACCGCGCAGGTGGAGCGGGCGTACCACCGGATCAGCACGAGCCTGGCCGGGACCCCGGGCCTGCTCGGCAACGAACTGCTGCGCTCACCGCACGACCCGGCGGAGATGGCGGTGCTCAGCGAGTGGTCCAGCCTCGAGGAGTTCGACGTCTGGGAGCGCGGCCCCGGGCACCGCGCGTCGACCGCGCCGCTGCGCGACCACCAGGACGGCTCCCGCGCACGGCCGTTCGCGATCTACCAGGTCGTGTCCGAGTACCGCGCCGACGCGCTGTCCTAG
- a CDS encoding antibiotic biosynthesis monooxygenase family protein, whose amino-acid sequence MSDQETFRVILRFEIKEGVEAEFERTWLDIADVITGHPANRGQWLLRGTQPGAPVYFVISDWTSEPEFRAFERSDDHLEHRVKLHPFRTGGSMETTTVVHAPQAAGASR is encoded by the coding sequence ATGAGCGACCAGGAGACCTTCCGGGTGATCCTCCGGTTCGAGATCAAGGAGGGGGTCGAGGCTGAGTTCGAGCGGACCTGGCTCGACATCGCCGACGTGATCACCGGGCACCCCGCCAACCGCGGGCAGTGGCTGCTGCGCGGCACGCAGCCCGGCGCGCCGGTGTACTTCGTCATCAGCGACTGGACGAGCGAGCCGGAGTTCCGCGCGTTCGAACGCAGCGACGACCACCTCGAGCACCGGGTGAAGCTGCACCCGTTCCGGACGGGCGGGTCGATGGAGACGACGACGGTCGTCCACGCGCCGCAGGCCGCGGGCGCTTCGCGATGA
- a CDS encoding SDR family NAD(P)-dependent oxidoreductase, whose amino-acid sequence MTLSLARKRVLVTGGTRGIGRGVVLAMADAGADVVACYQSDTDAAKALEAELDERGGHHHVVQADIAQETEIDRLIEVCGERLGGLDVLVHNAGAISHVPFVKLEVADWTRVIDTNLTAAYLLAQRAMTHLRPGSAIINIGSKVAEIGVPLRAHYTAAKAGLTGLTKSLAKELGAQGVRVNLVAPGIIATEMAERATDDERAAVEERLAGYRKRVPLGRLGEPADVGAVVAFLASDAAGFVNGAVVSVDGGM is encoded by the coding sequence ATGACACTTTCCCTTGCCCGGAAACGCGTTCTCGTCACCGGCGGCACCCGCGGCATCGGCCGCGGCGTGGTGCTCGCCATGGCGGACGCCGGCGCCGACGTCGTCGCCTGCTACCAGAGCGACACCGACGCGGCGAAGGCGCTGGAGGCCGAGCTGGACGAGCGCGGCGGCCACCACCACGTGGTGCAGGCCGACATCGCCCAGGAAACCGAGATCGACCGGCTGATCGAGGTGTGCGGCGAGCGGCTCGGCGGCCTCGACGTCCTCGTGCACAACGCCGGCGCGATCAGCCACGTCCCGTTCGTCAAGCTGGAGGTGGCGGACTGGACCCGGGTCATCGACACGAACCTGACCGCCGCGTACCTGCTGGCGCAGCGCGCGATGACCCACCTCCGCCCCGGCTCCGCCATCATCAACATCGGCTCCAAGGTGGCCGAGATCGGCGTGCCGCTGCGCGCCCACTACACGGCCGCGAAAGCCGGGCTCACCGGCCTCACCAAGTCGCTGGCGAAGGAACTGGGCGCCCAGGGCGTCCGCGTCAACCTGGTCGCGCCGGGGATCATCGCGACCGAGATGGCCGAGCGGGCCACCGACGACGAGCGGGCGGCCGTCGAAGAACGCCTGGCGGGCTACCGGAAGCGGGTCCCGCTCGGCAGGCTCGGCGAGCCGGCCGACGTCGGCGCCGTCGTCGCGTTCCTGGCCAGTGACGCCGCCGGCTTCGTCAACGGGGCGGTCGTCTCCGTGGACGGGGGCATGTGA
- a CDS encoding SRPBCC family protein, producing the protein MAGHTDNEIVIEAPFERVWRMTNDVPGWPRLFSEYAEAVVLEQRGDTVKFRLSLHPDENGKTWSWVSERTPDRAARTVRAHRVETGVFKYMSLFWEYEDLGGRVRLRWVQDFELKPGAPLDDAQMTDRLNTNSAGQLKLIKDKVEAAAG; encoded by the coding sequence GTGGCCGGGCACACCGACAACGAGATCGTGATCGAAGCCCCGTTCGAACGGGTGTGGCGGATGACCAACGACGTCCCCGGCTGGCCGCGGCTGTTCAGCGAGTACGCCGAAGCCGTCGTCCTGGAACAGCGCGGCGACACCGTGAAGTTCCGGCTGTCGCTGCACCCCGACGAGAACGGCAAGACCTGGAGCTGGGTGTCCGAGCGGACCCCCGACCGGGCCGCCCGGACCGTGCGCGCCCACCGGGTCGAGACCGGCGTCTTCAAGTACATGTCGCTGTTCTGGGAGTACGAGGACCTCGGCGGCCGCGTCCGCCTGCGCTGGGTCCAGGACTTCGAGCTGAAGCCGGGCGCCCCGCTGGACGACGCGCAGATGACCGACCGGCTCAACACGAACTCCGCCGGCCAGCTGAAGCTGATCAAGGACAAGGTCGAAGCGGCCGCCGGCTGA
- a CDS encoding acyl carrier protein, giving the protein MFTLDGLREIMDATGGADDGVDLGGDIGATEFTELGFDSLAMLEIQARVKQELGISFPEDSATLLLRPDDLVAYVNQNLVEV; this is encoded by the coding sequence ATGTTCACTTTGGACGGTCTCAGGGAGATCATGGACGCCACCGGCGGCGCCGACGACGGGGTCGACCTCGGCGGCGACATCGGCGCCACCGAGTTCACCGAGCTCGGCTTCGACTCGCTGGCGATGCTGGAGATCCAGGCGCGCGTCAAGCAGGAGCTGGGGATCTCCTTCCCCGAGGACTCCGCGACGCTCCTCCTGCGCCCCGACGACCTGGTCGCGTACGTGAACCAGAACCTCGTGGAGGTGTAG
- a CDS encoding ketosynthase chain-length factor, with translation MTTAVVTGLGVLAPNGMGVEECWAATLAGKTGIRPISGFDASRYSVTVAGELAGFHAVDRVPRGLIVQTDKWTQHGLVCTEHALADAAVDTAALDEYEMAVVTASSSGGNEFGQREIQRLWEKGPEFVGAYQSIAWFYAATTGQVSIRHGMRGPCGVVATEQAGGLDAIGQARRLIRAGTPVIVTGGTDASLCPYGLVAQTATGRLSTRSDPERAYLPFDADACGHVVGEGGAIAIVEDLASAVRRGAPRRYGEIAGYAATFDPPPGSPRPPGLRRAAEAAMADAGVAPDEVDVVFADAAGVPALDRAEAAAITGIFGPHGVPVTAPKTMTGRLLAGGAALDVAFALLAIRDAVVPPTVGVRRQAGGHHLDLVLNEPREARVRTALVLARGHGGFNSAMVVRQCGTE, from the coding sequence GTGACCACCGCCGTCGTGACCGGCCTCGGCGTCCTCGCCCCCAACGGGATGGGCGTCGAGGAGTGCTGGGCCGCCACCCTGGCCGGGAAGACCGGCATCCGCCCGATCTCCGGGTTCGACGCGTCGCGGTACTCGGTCACCGTGGCGGGCGAGCTGGCCGGCTTCCACGCCGTCGACCGCGTTCCGCGCGGGCTGATCGTGCAGACCGACAAGTGGACCCAGCACGGCCTGGTCTGCACGGAGCACGCGCTCGCCGACGCGGCCGTCGACACCGCGGCGCTCGACGAGTACGAGATGGCGGTGGTGACGGCGAGCTCGTCCGGCGGGAACGAGTTCGGCCAGCGGGAGATCCAGCGCCTGTGGGAGAAGGGCCCCGAGTTCGTCGGGGCGTACCAGTCCATCGCGTGGTTCTACGCCGCCACCACCGGCCAGGTCTCGATCCGGCACGGGATGCGCGGTCCGTGCGGGGTCGTGGCCACCGAGCAGGCCGGCGGGCTGGACGCCATCGGCCAGGCCCGGCGGCTGATCCGGGCGGGCACGCCGGTGATCGTCACCGGCGGCACCGACGCCTCGCTGTGCCCCTACGGGCTGGTCGCGCAGACCGCCACCGGGCGGCTGTCGACCCGCAGCGACCCCGAGCGCGCGTACCTGCCGTTCGACGCCGACGCGTGCGGGCACGTCGTCGGCGAAGGCGGGGCGATCGCCATCGTGGAGGACCTCGCGTCCGCCGTGCGCCGCGGCGCCCCGCGCCGCTACGGCGAGATCGCCGGGTACGCGGCGACGTTCGATCCCCCGCCGGGCTCGCCGCGGCCCCCCGGCCTGCGCCGCGCGGCGGAGGCGGCGATGGCCGACGCGGGCGTGGCCCCGGACGAGGTCGACGTCGTCTTCGCGGACGCCGCCGGGGTGCCCGCGCTCGACCGCGCCGAGGCCGCCGCGATCACCGGGATCTTCGGGCCGCACGGCGTTCCGGTGACCGCGCCCAAGACGATGACCGGCCGGCTCCTCGCGGGCGGTGCGGCGCTCGACGTCGCGTTCGCCCTGCTGGCGATCCGGGACGCCGTGGTCCCGCCGACCGTCGGCGTCCGGCGGCAGGCCGGCGGCCACCACCTCGACCTGGTGCTGAACGAGCCACGGGAAGCGCGGGTGCGCACCGCGCTCGTGCTCGCCCGTGGCCACGGGGGTTTCAACTCCGCGATGGTCGTGCGCCAGTGCGGAACCGAGTGA
- a CDS encoding cupin domain-containing protein, whose protein sequence is MTQKIALGDVPANRRRGGDLRVVLSPKTAGSTTGFMGGVTLLPGESVTEHYHPYSEEYLYVVRGTLVLTLDGEPVELGADEAVLVPKDVRHRLENRGGEPAFAVFHLCPLAPRPELGHVDTEAPAHPAEAGVDVGGPHR, encoded by the coding sequence GTGACGCAGAAGATCGCGCTCGGCGACGTGCCCGCCAACCGGCGGCGGGGCGGTGACCTGCGGGTCGTGCTCAGCCCGAAGACGGCCGGGTCGACCACCGGGTTCATGGGCGGTGTCACGCTGCTGCCGGGCGAGTCCGTGACCGAGCACTACCACCCGTACTCGGAGGAGTACCTCTACGTCGTGCGCGGCACGCTCGTGCTGACGCTGGACGGCGAGCCGGTCGAGCTGGGTGCCGACGAAGCCGTCCTGGTGCCCAAGGACGTGCGCCACCGGCTGGAGAACCGCGGTGGTGAACCCGCGTTCGCCGTGTTCCACCTGTGCCCGCTCGCCCCGCGGCCCGAGCTCGGGCACGTGGACACCGAGGCACCGGCCCACCCGGCCGAGGCCGGGGTGGACGTCGGCGGGCCGCACCGGTGA
- a CDS encoding TcmI family type II polyketide cyclase, protein MRVRRTLIVARMNAEDSADVARIFADSDATELPRMIGVDRRTLFRFHGLYFHLVEADADITGDLYKARSHPLYQDINERLAEFISPFDPGWREPKDAMAETFYSWSAT, encoded by the coding sequence GTGCGCGTGCGGAGAACACTGATCGTGGCCCGCATGAACGCGGAAGACAGCGCGGACGTCGCCCGGATCTTCGCCGATTCGGACGCGACCGAGCTGCCGCGCATGATCGGCGTGGACCGGCGGACCCTCTTCCGCTTCCACGGGCTCTACTTCCACCTCGTGGAAGCCGATGCGGACATCACGGGCGACCTGTACAAGGCCCGGTCCCACCCGCTCTACCAGGACATCAACGAGCGGCTCGCGGAGTTCATCAGCCCGTTCGACCCGGGCTGGCGGGAACCGAAGGACGCGATGGCCGAGACCTTCTACAGCTGGAGTGCCACGTGA
- a CDS encoding SchA/CurD-like domain-containing protein, with protein sequence MSFAAISYNIRPDTEAEIAEIFSATGFRRTGSPVVYDAAGNEVGLIPATGLFIGDDSMVRIIQYLGELDDVARHMSRQTTVKFAEQRLSPFLAEPRDTQTEQGFLRYFANSLMTDCGGSSTPDRLARITVLRFRHPDAGPADLALESRVPLWAGPGHPDGPALLAERWYRNGESVVRLWQHTGELRDVARLVARDAAAFAREAVLLDALSGGGLRPTEQSYPDIVGRLAMRCLSQLAMHDSPAGEILPARV encoded by the coding sequence GTGTCGTTTGCCGCCATCAGTTACAACATCCGCCCGGACACCGAGGCCGAGATCGCCGAGATCTTCTCGGCCACGGGGTTCCGGCGGACCGGCTCGCCGGTCGTCTACGACGCGGCCGGGAACGAGGTCGGCCTGATCCCCGCCACCGGGTTGTTCATCGGGGACGACAGCATGGTCCGGATCATCCAGTACCTGGGCGAGCTCGACGACGTCGCCCGGCACATGTCCCGGCAGACCACGGTGAAGTTCGCCGAGCAGCGGCTCAGCCCGTTCCTCGCCGAGCCGCGGGACACGCAGACGGAACAGGGTTTCCTCCGGTACTTCGCGAACAGCCTGATGACCGACTGCGGCGGCTCGTCGACGCCGGACCGGCTCGCCCGCATCACCGTGCTGCGGTTCCGGCACCCGGATGCCGGGCCCGCCGACCTCGCGCTGGAGAGCCGGGTGCCGCTCTGGGCCGGGCCCGGGCACCCGGACGGTCCGGCGCTGCTCGCCGAACGCTGGTACCGCAACGGCGAATCCGTCGTCCGGCTGTGGCAGCACACCGGCGAACTGCGGGACGTGGCCCGGCTGGTGGCCCGGGACGCGGCCGCCTTCGCGCGCGAAGCCGTGCTGCTGGACGCGTTGTCGGGTGGCGGCCTGCGGCCGACCGAACAGTCCTATCCGGACATCGTCGGCCGGCTCGCCATGCGCTGCCTGTCCCAGCTGGCGATGCACGACTCCCCGGCCGGGGAGATCCTGCCCGCCCGCGTCTGA
- a CDS encoding NAD(P)-dependent oxidoreductase, whose product MTGPDTPIACLGLGAMGSGLAHRLLDAGRPVSVFNRTEAKAGPLAERGARCAATPVAAVEDAATVLVSLSGPEAVAEVLFGEDGAVHGLKPGAVVVDASTVSPDFSRACTARLAEAGVSRVEACLIGNPFQARSGEVRVLAAGEEADVAKVSDLLAAIGKQTWHIGGTGSAASAKLAFNALLGVQLAGLAEALDIGAAGGVDRDRLLEAIAGSGFSSPVLSFRAALVRDDRLVPAAFRTDLMAKDLRLAEATARDGGLDADLVTHAARRFAALTGRGDGAKDAAVVLAGEVPAFLQAQARGRAQPPGVG is encoded by the coding sequence ATGACCGGACCGGACACCCCGATCGCGTGCCTTGGCCTCGGCGCGATGGGTTCGGGACTCGCCCACCGGCTGCTCGACGCGGGCCGGCCGGTCTCGGTGTTCAACCGGACCGAGGCGAAGGCGGGCCCGCTGGCCGAGCGCGGCGCCCGGTGCGCGGCGACCCCCGTGGCCGCCGTCGAGGACGCCGCCACGGTGCTGGTCAGCCTCAGCGGACCGGAGGCCGTGGCCGAGGTGCTCTTCGGCGAAGACGGCGCCGTGCACGGCCTGAAGCCGGGCGCGGTCGTCGTCGACGCCTCCACGGTCTCGCCGGACTTCTCCCGCGCCTGCACCGCCCGGCTCGCCGAAGCCGGGGTGTCCCGGGTGGAGGCCTGCCTGATCGGCAACCCGTTCCAGGCGAGATCCGGCGAGGTGCGCGTGCTCGCCGCGGGCGAGGAAGCCGACGTCGCCAAGGTGTCGGACCTGCTCGCCGCGATCGGCAAGCAGACCTGGCACATCGGCGGCACCGGCTCGGCCGCGAGCGCGAAGCTGGCGTTCAACGCCTTGCTCGGCGTGCAGCTCGCCGGTCTCGCCGAAGCGCTCGACATCGGCGCCGCGGGCGGGGTCGACCGCGACCGGCTCCTCGAAGCGATCGCGGGCAGCGGCTTCAGCTCGCCGGTGCTGAGCTTCCGGGCCGCGCTCGTGCGTGACGACCGGCTGGTGCCGGCGGCGTTCCGCACCGACCTGATGGCGAAGGACCTGCGCCTCGCGGAGGCGACCGCGCGGGACGGCGGGCTCGACGCGGACCTGGTGACGCACGCCGCCCGGCGGTTCGCCGCGCTGACCGGGCGGGGCGACGGCGCCAAGGACGCGGCCGTCGTCCTCGCCGGTGAAGTTCCGGCATTCCTGCAGGCACAAGCACGTGGTCGTGCGCAGCCGCCCGGGGTTGGCTGA